The DNA sequence GGGCATCCAAACGCGGGATCAAATTCGTATCATCATCGAGCAGGCGACGGTTCCTGTGGTAGTCGATGCCGGATTAGGAGCGCCCAGCCACGCGGCAGAAGCGATGGAAATGGGGGCCGATGCGGTGTTGGTCAACACGGCCATTGCCATTGCCAGCGATCCGAACCGGATGGCCATCGCTTTCAAGATGGCGGTCGATGCAGGCCGGGTGGCATTTGAATGCGGCGTGGCCGCCCAACAGGAGGCCTCCAGCCCTACCAGCCCCTTGACGGCGTTTCTGGATTAGCCATGAACAGACTATCGCTCGGGCGCGTGCGGCAACTGCTCGCTACGGCGGCCAAAAACCGCATCGTCGTTCTGGGCGATGTGATGCTTGATCAGTTCATCTGGGGCAGTGTGGCACGCATCTCGCCGGAGGCGCCTGTGCCGGTGGTCGATTTCGAGCACGAGAGCTGCATGCCGGGGGGCGCGGCGAACGTGGCGCGAAACTTGACCGCCCTGAATGTGCCGACCGAACTGCTGGGTGTTGTCGGACGGGACCACCCGGCGCAGCAGCTCAAACGGCTGCTGCTTGACCACCACATTCAGTGCGCGGGCCTGGTTTCCAGCGCCGCCCGCAGCACGAGTGTTAAAACCCGCATTGTTGCACATAAACAGCAAGTTGTGCGGATTGATCGAGAAACACGCGATGGCCTGAATGATTCGCTGAATCGACGCCTGCTGGGAACGCTGGATTCAATGGCCAACCGCATTGCTGCAGTGATAGTTTGCGATTACGGCAAAGGAGTGGTCACCCAATCGCTCCTGGAGGGCATTAAACAACTCTGCCGCGCGCGGGGGATTTGGCTTAGCCTGGACCCGAAGCCCGTGCACCACCTCAACCTGAGCGGTCTTTCGCTCATCACACCGAACCGCAAAGAGGCCTTCGAGCTGGCACGGCTCCCGGACGATACTCGTCATCACGACCCGCTGGCCGATAGCAACCTGCTGCGTGTGGCTGGGTGTTTGCT is a window from the Verrucomicrobiia bacterium genome containing:
- a CDS encoding PfkB family carbohydrate kinase, with the protein product MNRLSLGRVRQLLATAAKNRIVVLGDVMLDQFIWGSVARISPEAPVPVVDFEHESCMPGGAANVARNLTALNVPTELLGVVGRDHPAQQLKRLLLDHHIQCAGLVSSAARSTSVKTRIVAHKQQVVRIDRETRDGLNDSLNRRLLGTLDSMANRIAAVIVCDYGKGVVTQSLLEGIKQLCRARGIWLSLDPKPVHHLNLSGLSLITPNRKEAFELARLPDDTRHHDPLADSNLLRVAGCLLEELRPALLLITLGELGMLLCERGQKPFHIPTVAQEVFDVSGAGDTVIASFTLAIAAGASPVEAAILSNHAAGLVVGKIGTATVSADELAGSFKK